One segment of Caldanaerobius polysaccharolyticus DSM 13641 DNA contains the following:
- a CDS encoding helix-turn-helix domain-containing protein, whose protein sequence is MFCKTLKKLRKSHNMTQDELAEMLSLSRSAISLYETGRREPDYSILTKLADIFDVSVDYLLGREVKYSMLRKTS, encoded by the coding sequence GTGTTCTGCAAAACGTTAAAGAAGTTGAGGAAGTCTCACAATATGACTCAAGATGAATTGGCTGAGATGTTGAGCTTGTCCAGGAGCGCGATATCCCTTTATGAGACCGGCAGGCGGGAGCCCGATTATTCTATTTTAACTAAACTGGCGGATATTTTTGATGTGAGCGTTGATTACCTGTTGGGTCGAGAGGTAAAGTACAGTATGCTGAGAAAAACTTCATAA